A window of Metabacillus sp. B2-18 contains these coding sequences:
- a CDS encoding phage major capsid protein translates to MTNQTTYNKAFWNTMRGQEAYPTVRDMADSTGSYPAPDEFIDSYTTALEKENLFRRIATVVKTTSTEGKIHAVTFTGIAAWVGENIAIPESADTVTQFALESYKLASLTRLKQSFVSDNKFDLENYLKNEFARRFGREEENAFINGDGMDAPTGILHPTEGAQVGVTAAGTDAITYDEVIKLYFSLDKHYRKSAVWVMNDETALYLRTLKDTNGNYLWNHADNTILGKPVVYSPYMPGIESGEKAIAFGDFNYYWVIERQPLTVKVLNEKYILEGQIGFAAFERLDAKLIIPDSIKLLQLG, encoded by the coding sequence ATGACAAATCAAACTACTTATAACAAAGCATTCTGGAACACAATGAGAGGTCAAGAGGCCTATCCGACTGTAAGGGACATGGCTGATAGCACAGGTAGCTATCCTGCCCCAGATGAATTCATTGACAGCTACACGACAGCCCTTGAAAAGGAAAATCTGTTTAGAAGAATTGCAACTGTGGTTAAGACCACATCAACAGAAGGGAAGATTCATGCGGTTACTTTTACCGGAATAGCTGCATGGGTAGGTGAAAACATCGCTATCCCAGAAAGTGCCGACACGGTTACACAGTTCGCTTTAGAGTCTTATAAACTAGCAAGTTTGACAAGGCTAAAACAATCCTTTGTCAGCGACAACAAGTTCGATTTGGAGAACTATTTGAAGAACGAATTTGCCCGCAGGTTTGGTAGAGAGGAAGAAAACGCCTTTATTAACGGGGATGGCATGGATGCTCCTACTGGCATTTTGCACCCCACAGAAGGCGCACAAGTCGGCGTAACGGCGGCAGGTACCGATGCCATCACCTATGATGAAGTGATCAAGTTGTACTTCTCACTTGATAAACACTACCGTAAAAGTGCGGTATGGGTTATGAACGATGAAACCGCTCTTTACCTTCGAACGCTGAAAGATACAAACGGAAACTATCTGTGGAATCATGCAGATAACACCATTCTAGGAAAGCCGGTCGTCTATTCACCTTATATGCCGGGCATCGAGAGCGGCGAAAAAGCCATTGCCTTCGGTGATTTCAACTACTATTGGGTTATTGAGCGTCAGCCGCTTACGGTGAAGGTGTTAAATGAGAAATACATTTTGGAAGGCCAGATTGGCTTTGCGGCATTTGAGAGATTGGATGCCAAACTAATCATTCCAGATTCTATTAAACTACTTCAGCTGGGATAA
- a CDS encoding virulence protein has product MEFKITYEVKGQRRKELVQAISEFLNTIPKYKGVPTCAYEIGGLVVDREGAVILNDSMTPAEVDRMVAVLEGQGFQPTNYGESAFDGIEVAMPREMFTDKAIENLHKIVNAKGELISKAVGTMDLRIIENDVKVKFPWFPRTEDSEEVAHYTQFTDALCKMAIERNRVASTPRKSENEKYDFRCFLLRLGFIGDEYKALRKFLLRNLTGNAAFKHGRPKKDEN; this is encoded by the coding sequence ATGGAATTCAAAATCACTTATGAAGTCAAAGGACAGCGAAGAAAGGAACTGGTGCAGGCAATCAGTGAGTTCTTAAACACCATACCTAAATATAAGGGTGTTCCGACATGTGCTTATGAAATCGGAGGCTTGGTGGTTGACCGGGAAGGGGCGGTAATTCTGAATGACAGCATGACCCCCGCAGAGGTTGACCGCATGGTAGCGGTACTTGAGGGACAAGGGTTTCAGCCCACAAATTACGGTGAAAGTGCCTTTGACGGCATTGAGGTAGCCATGCCAAGAGAAATGTTCACAGACAAGGCAATCGAGAACCTGCACAAGATCGTAAATGCCAAAGGAGAACTCATCAGCAAGGCCGTCGGCACCATGGACTTGAGAATCATCGAAAACGATGTAAAAGTAAAGTTTCCATGGTTTCCTAGAACAGAGGACAGCGAGGAAGTGGCCCATTACACACAGTTCACCGACGCCTTATGCAAAATGGCCATCGAGAGAAACCGAGTGGCATCCACGCCGAGGAAAAGTGAGAATGAGAAGTATGATTTCAGATGCTTCCTATTAAGGCTAGGGTTTATCGGGGATGAATACAAGGCGCTTAGAAAGTTCCTGCTACGAAACTTAACGGGTAATGCTGCCTTTAAGCATGGAAGACCTAAAAAGGATGAAAACTAA
- a CDS encoding Msr family ABC-F type ribosomal protection protein: MQKLVLELKDIEVSFLDRTILTIHNLKVHQFDRIGVVGKNGSGKSTLLQLLHQDLQPNKGHVNRLIDFGYFKQTESPNYQASDFKLLGQLNVPDRHATQMSGGEQTRLKLAQLFSTYHEGLLIDEPTTHLDTKGVDFLIEELMYYYGALILVSHDRFLLDQLVTKIWEVNEGEIIEYTGNYSDYERQKELERIQQQERHEKYVKEKQRLLSAADEKMKKAKKITQANQSMSKKEVNTPANRMFMTKQKDTSQKSVQRAAKALEKRVEQLDEVKAIETEKTIRFHQPKLLQLHNKFPIMADRLTIKMKDTLLFDHASFQFPLGKTIAITGSNGSGKSTLLNHILHDGEGITLSPKVVFGVYQQLDYQFSKDKTVLEFMKENSHYEPSKILAVLHAMNFTGNDLKKETSQLSGGEAIRLKLCQLFLGSYNVLILDEPTNFLDIHSMKALETFLLNYEGTVLLVSHDREFVKRLADHRYEIQEKRIKQIY; the protein is encoded by the coding sequence ATGCAAAAACTAGTTTTGGAATTGAAAGATATAGAAGTTTCATTTTTGGACCGAACCATTCTCACGATTCATAACCTGAAAGTCCATCAATTTGATCGAATTGGTGTCGTTGGGAAAAACGGCAGTGGAAAAAGCACATTATTACAGCTTTTACACCAAGATCTCCAACCTAATAAAGGACATGTAAACCGTTTGATTGATTTTGGGTATTTTAAACAAACCGAGTCCCCTAATTATCAAGCATCCGATTTTAAATTACTTGGCCAATTAAACGTACCAGATCGTCATGCCACACAAATGAGTGGTGGAGAACAAACTCGGTTGAAGCTAGCTCAGCTATTTTCTACTTATCATGAAGGGCTGCTTATTGACGAACCGACTACTCACCTTGATACAAAGGGCGTTGATTTTTTGATCGAGGAATTAATGTACTACTATGGAGCTCTCATTTTGGTTAGTCACGACCGTTTCCTACTTGATCAGCTCGTGACTAAGATCTGGGAAGTAAATGAGGGCGAAATCATTGAATATACAGGTAACTATTCTGATTATGAACGTCAAAAAGAACTTGAACGTATCCAACAACAAGAACGACATGAAAAATATGTAAAGGAAAAACAAAGGCTGTTATCTGCTGCAGATGAAAAAATGAAAAAAGCAAAGAAAATCACCCAAGCAAACCAGTCTATGTCAAAAAAAGAAGTAAATACACCTGCAAACCGCATGTTTATGACTAAACAAAAAGATACTAGTCAAAAGTCGGTTCAGCGAGCGGCAAAAGCATTAGAAAAACGAGTAGAACAATTAGATGAGGTAAAAGCGATAGAAACGGAAAAGACGATTCGCTTTCATCAACCCAAACTGCTTCAATTGCATAATAAGTTTCCGATCATGGCAGACCGACTAACCATTAAAATGAAGGATACACTACTGTTTGACCATGCAAGCTTTCAGTTCCCGTTGGGCAAAACCATTGCGATTACTGGCTCAAATGGGTCTGGAAAATCAACGTTATTAAACCATATCCTTCATGACGGAGAAGGCATTACACTCTCTCCTAAAGTCGTTTTTGGTGTGTATCAACAACTTGATTATCAATTTAGTAAGGATAAAACAGTTCTAGAATTTATGAAAGAAAACAGCCACTACGAACCAAGCAAAATCCTTGCTGTTTTGCATGCGATGAACTTTACAGGAAACGATCTAAAAAAAGAAACCTCTCAGTTAAGTGGCGGTGAGGCTATAAGATTAAAACTTTGCCAACTGTTTCTTGGCTCTTATAATGTACTCATATTAGACGAACCAACAAACTTTTTAGATATTCATAGCATGAAAGCACTCGAGACGTTTCTGCTCAATTATGAAGGAACCGTTTTATTGGTTAGCCATGACCGTGAGTTTGTCAAACGTTTGGCAGATCATAGATATGAAATACAAGAAAAAAGAATCAAACAAATTTATTAG
- a CDS encoding macrolide 2'-phosphotransferase: protein MNTLKLKQLATNKGLDIVENSIKINESGVDFQVAYAKDPHDDKWILRIPRRPESMRHARQEKKALDIIHHHASFQVPDWSIFSEDLIAYKQLSGIPAATIDVEQQNYVWSFDESNVPPAYYQSLGKALADLHSLPHVEFKHIGVEILPASELRTSMKQRMERVKKQYEINPTLWDRWQAWLAEDSLWPSHVGVKHGDLHPGHILINKKHQVTGLIDWTEVGVADVSVDFMAHHLLFGSDGLTKLIDAYDNAGGKTWSRMDEHIVELLTTSGITIAEFAEISGLQEMHETAAHMLASEM from the coding sequence ATGAATACACTTAAACTTAAACAATTAGCAACGAATAAAGGATTGGATATTGTAGAAAACAGCATCAAAATCAATGAGTCTGGTGTTGACTTTCAAGTAGCCTACGCCAAAGATCCACATGATGATAAATGGATCCTAAGAATTCCACGGAGACCAGAGTCCATGAGACATGCACGCCAAGAGAAAAAAGCATTAGATATCATTCACCACCATGCAAGCTTTCAAGTTCCAGATTGGTCTATCTTCTCTGAAGATTTAATTGCTTATAAGCAACTAAGTGGCATTCCTGCAGCGACGATTGACGTGGAGCAACAGAACTATGTATGGAGTTTTGATGAATCCAATGTCCCACCTGCGTATTATCAATCATTAGGAAAAGCCCTAGCAGATTTACACTCATTGCCTCACGTAGAATTCAAACATATTGGCGTTGAAATTCTTCCTGCCAGTGAGTTAAGAACTTCCATGAAACAGCGAATGGAACGGGTAAAGAAACAATACGAGATTAATCCAACTTTATGGGACCGCTGGCAAGCATGGCTTGCCGAAGACTCGCTTTGGCCCTCCCATGTAGGGGTAAAACACGGCGACTTACATCCAGGTCATATCCTCATTAATAAAAAACATCAAGTAACTGGCTTAATTGACTGGACAGAAGTTGGAGTTGCAGATGTATCTGTCGATTTCATGGCCCATCACCTCCTTTTTGGGAGTGATGGACTAACAAAGTTAATCGACGCTTATGACAACGCCGGTGGAAAAACATGGTCAAGAATGGATGAGCATATTGTAGAACTTCTAACAACAAGCGGCATCACTATAGCTGAATTTGCTGAAATCTCAGGCCTTCAAGAGATGCACGAAACAGCTGCTCATATGCTTGCTAGCGAAATGTAA
- a CDS encoding MATE family efflux transporter, with translation MKRNNQTLNSSEKLRTEKPSKLLWNLSIPTMVGLFVMALFNVVDIFFISYAEGVDAVAGLTVAFPVMMIVMTLSSAVGIGTASIISRRLGEKRDEDANMVFGTFIFLILIISFISLILGIFLLEDILLLFGATENIMDYAYDYMLPILLGFLFIGFSMATNSLLRSEGNSTFAMKATIIPAIINLILDPIFIFDFGLGLGVLGVGIATIVYQGIVSVFIFLYYYKGKSTLSFQFRNVRFRVSVAKEITTIGFPAL, from the coding sequence TTGAAACGTAATAACCAAACTTTAAATTCGAGTGAGAAACTTAGGACAGAAAAGCCATCGAAGTTGTTATGGAATTTATCGATTCCCACGATGGTCGGCCTATTTGTTATGGCATTATTTAATGTCGTTGATATCTTCTTCATCTCATATGCAGAAGGTGTAGATGCGGTTGCAGGATTGACTGTAGCATTTCCAGTCATGATGATTGTCATGACATTATCAAGTGCTGTTGGTATCGGTACAGCTTCTATCATATCAAGACGGTTAGGAGAAAAAAGAGATGAAGATGCAAATATGGTTTTTGGAACATTCATTTTTCTAATCCTGATCATCAGTTTTATTAGCTTGATCTTAGGTATTTTCCTCTTAGAAGACATCCTCTTATTATTTGGAGCCACAGAAAATATAATGGATTACGCCTATGACTATATGCTTCCTATTCTATTAGGGTTTCTATTTATCGGATTCTCAATGGCAACAAATAGCCTTTTACGTTCAGAAGGAAATTCAACGTTTGCTATGAAAGCAACCATTATCCCTGCCATAATAAACTTGATTTTAGACCCCATTTTCATCTTTGATTTTGGATTAGGACTTGGCGTTTTAGGTGTAGGAATTGCAACTATTGTATATCAAGGGATTGTGAGTGTGTTTATTTTCCTCTATTACTACAAAGGCAAAAGCACACTATCATTCCAGTTTCGCAATGTACGGTTTAGGGTTTCTGTAGCGAAAGAAATTACGACAATTGGATTCCCTGCCTTATAA
- a CDS encoding transcriptional regulator — MGPSFTEAFIYKWLKNKNGMFATNIKDSDVMDEDEVKGRETLSETLGLWMEYVLLKGSQKLFEDAYQQLNQYFLLRDGFVHWKLNEAGRSMESTNALVDDLRIIRTLVQASDIWNEPKYKRVAGRISKYVTKYNQFKNVLTDYYDRHYQYATTTITLSYIDPIALQIMRQSKCIQHGMYQDTMNILNAAPLDGSFYPKSYDVETKQYNYEEQVNLIDQSLVALYRAQSNMTTHTFLDYIKQEIEEKGVIYGKYDRQSRKPVVDYQSPAIYGWLILYCLEMDEEECAEIFYRKMKEFRLTHSQYKGGYCVYQGDTHIFDNIVPMLAEQKLYHSGILEG; from the coding sequence TTGGGGCCATCTTTCACAGAAGCATTTATTTATAAGTGGCTAAAGAATAAGAATGGGATGTTTGCTACCAATATAAAGGATTCAGATGTGATGGATGAAGATGAGGTGAAAGGAAGAGAGACTCTTTCAGAAACATTAGGGTTGTGGATGGAGTATGTACTGCTAAAGGGAAGCCAAAAACTTTTTGAAGATGCCTATCAGCAGTTAAATCAATACTTTTTATTGAGGGATGGTTTTGTTCACTGGAAGTTAAACGAAGCGGGAAGGAGTATGGAATCTACCAATGCGTTAGTTGATGATCTGCGAATTATTCGTACCTTGGTTCAGGCAAGTGATATATGGAATGAGCCGAAATATAAAAGGGTTGCCGGCCGTATCAGTAAATACGTTACGAAATATAATCAGTTTAAAAATGTATTAACCGATTATTATGATCGGCATTATCAATATGCAACAACTACAATTACATTATCGTATATCGATCCCATTGCTTTGCAAATAATGAGACAGTCCAAGTGCATACAACACGGAATGTACCAAGATACGATGAACATATTGAATGCAGCTCCTTTAGATGGGTCATTTTATCCGAAATCATATGATGTCGAAACGAAACAATATAATTACGAGGAACAGGTTAATTTAATTGACCAATCATTGGTGGCCTTATATCGGGCACAGAGCAATATGACAACTCACACATTTCTTGACTATATTAAGCAAGAAATAGAGGAGAAGGGAGTCATCTATGGAAAGTATGATCGTCAGAGCAGAAAGCCTGTTGTTGACTACCAGTCCCCAGCAATCTACGGATGGCTGATACTTTATTGTCTGGAAATGGATGAAGAGGAATGTGCGGAAATCTTTTATAGAAAGATGAAAGAATTTCGATTGACTCATTCTCAATATAAAGGAGGTTATTGTGTTTATCAGGGCGATACACACATTTTTGATAACATAGTCCCAATGCTTGCAGAACAAAAATTATATCATTCTGGTATCTTAGAAGGATAA
- the wecB gene encoding non-hydrolyzing UDP-N-acetylglucosamine 2-epimerase, translating into MLKVMPIIGTRPEGIKMAPLIRALKEEKEIQCVFVNTAQHREMLDQVLKLFKISPDYDLDVMQAGRSVEDLTGIMISELSAIIETERPDLVLVHGDTTTTFVGAYTAFLKQVPIGHIEAGLRTNNKYSPFPEEMNRQMVSRLASYHFAPTERNKAHLLKENIEDDTIYVVGNTVIDALLEVASRTNHFNQELRSIFSNSLQTILLTTHRRENLHELQNIYLAVNRLIKDHPNIQVVFPIHKNPKVREKVYDHFQQTDRVHLIEPLDYETFVHVIKHSYLVITDSGGIQEEAPSLGKPVLVARNTTERPEGVEVGTLRLVGTSADAIYNECSKLILNPFEYQRMKEIRYPFGEGNSSNKIIEIISKIFPEKMNKDCL; encoded by the coding sequence ATGCTTAAAGTTATGCCTATTATAGGAACAAGACCCGAAGGAATTAAAATGGCTCCCCTTATAAGAGCACTTAAGGAAGAAAAAGAGATTCAATGCGTTTTCGTTAACACGGCACAGCACAGAGAAATGCTTGATCAAGTTCTGAAACTATTTAAAATCTCACCTGATTATGATCTTGATGTCATGCAGGCAGGAAGAAGCGTCGAAGACTTAACAGGTATAATGATATCGGAATTATCCGCTATTATAGAGACGGAAAGGCCTGATTTAGTCCTTGTACATGGGGATACAACGACAACATTCGTTGGTGCTTATACTGCCTTCCTGAAACAAGTACCCATTGGTCATATAGAGGCAGGTTTACGTACAAATAATAAGTATTCCCCTTTTCCTGAAGAGATGAACCGTCAAATGGTAAGCCGCCTAGCTAGTTACCATTTCGCACCTACGGAAAGAAATAAAGCGCATCTCTTAAAGGAAAATATAGAGGATGATACCATCTATGTGGTGGGAAATACCGTTATCGATGCACTTCTCGAGGTAGCATCCAGAACCAATCATTTTAATCAGGAATTACGCTCAATTTTTTCAAATTCCCTGCAGACTATTCTTCTGACAACGCACAGAAGGGAAAATCTACATGAACTGCAAAATATTTACCTGGCTGTTAATCGTCTTATTAAGGATCATCCAAACATACAAGTCGTCTTTCCTATCCATAAAAATCCAAAAGTACGTGAAAAGGTGTATGATCACTTTCAACAAACGGACCGTGTTCATTTGATTGAACCGCTGGATTATGAAACTTTTGTTCATGTAATTAAGCATTCATATTTAGTTATCACGGATTCTGGAGGTATTCAGGAGGAGGCTCCATCATTAGGGAAACCAGTGTTAGTGGCAAGAAATACAACGGAACGTCCTGAAGGCGTGGAAGTAGGGACTTTACGATTAGTCGGTACTTCGGCTGATGCCATTTATAATGAATGCAGCAAGTTGATTCTCAATCCTTTCGAATATCAAAGAATGAAGGAGATAAGATACCCATTTGGAGAAGGCAATAGCTCAAACAAAATAATAGAGATAATAAGTAAGATATTCCCTGAGAAAATGAATAAGGACTGTTTATAG
- a CDS encoding glycosyltransferase family 2 protein, translated as MADLLIYISLFWIWLMLFYHAFLMLGGYFHLLRYREFKEKLHLSPANYPKVSILIPAHNEEIVIEETIKSMIRLDYPKEKLELLLINDNSSDQTGTIIDRYAKEYSFIRAVHTKPPHAGKGKSGALNQGFKNSTGEIIAVYDADNTPEPEALRNLALGLMADEKAGAIVGKFRVVNANKNILTRLINIETLTFQWLAQAGRWFWFKMTTIPGTNFAIRRSILEELGGWDEKALSEDTELSIRVYNLGYYIRFFPEAITWEQEPENIRVWWRQRTRWARGNEYVILKYLFQLHKLKNKKVVIDIFYFLFTYFLFFTGVFISHIIFVVNLVHDLELSIGMISYALWITGFLLFVTEICLALSMEQNQLTLKNFLIVLLMYFTYSQMWIFLVVHASFLELKRLLLKQEIKWDKTQRFKQSEGRDDSA; from the coding sequence ATGGCAGATTTATTAATATATATTTCCCTTTTCTGGATATGGCTCATGCTGTTTTATCATGCTTTCCTGATGTTAGGGGGATACTTCCACTTATTAAGATACCGAGAATTTAAAGAGAAGCTTCATCTTTCACCGGCAAATTATCCAAAGGTCAGTATTCTCATTCCTGCGCATAATGAAGAAATCGTCATTGAAGAGACGATTAAATCCATGATCCGACTTGATTATCCAAAAGAAAAACTTGAATTGCTTTTGATCAACGATAATTCCAGTGACCAAACCGGTACCATCATTGACAGGTACGCAAAGGAATACTCTTTTATCCGAGCTGTCCATACGAAACCCCCACATGCGGGTAAAGGAAAATCAGGAGCATTAAATCAAGGGTTCAAGAATTCGACAGGGGAAATTATTGCTGTATATGATGCTGATAATACTCCAGAACCTGAAGCATTACGTAACCTGGCTTTGGGATTAATGGCAGATGAAAAAGCAGGTGCTATCGTTGGCAAGTTCCGTGTCGTGAATGCAAATAAAAATATACTGACCCGTTTAATTAATATAGAAACATTGACGTTTCAATGGCTTGCTCAGGCTGGGCGCTGGTTTTGGTTCAAAATGACCACCATCCCTGGAACCAACTTTGCGATTCGGCGGTCGATATTGGAGGAGCTTGGAGGTTGGGATGAAAAGGCGTTATCTGAGGATACGGAATTAAGTATCAGGGTTTACAATCTAGGATATTACATTCGCTTTTTCCCTGAAGCAATTACGTGGGAACAGGAGCCAGAGAATATCCGTGTATGGTGGAGACAAAGGACGAGGTGGGCAAGAGGAAATGAATATGTTATCTTGAAATATTTATTTCAGCTTCACAAACTGAAGAATAAAAAAGTAGTGATTGATATCTTTTATTTTTTGTTTACGTACTTCCTATTCTTTACGGGGGTCTTCATTTCCCACATTATTTTTGTAGTTAACCTTGTACATGATCTAGAATTATCCATTGGAATGATATCCTATGCATTATGGATTACCGGCTTTCTGCTTTTTGTTACAGAGATTTGTTTGGCTTTAAGTATGGAACAGAACCAGCTTACATTGAAAAACTTCCTTATTGTGTTATTGATGTACTTTACGTATTCTCAAATGTGGATTTTTCTAGTAGTTCATGCCTCATTCCTCGAATTGAAACGGCTGTTGCTCAAGCAGGAAATTAAATGGGATAAGACACAGCGGTTTAAACAGTCGGAAGGCAGGGATGATTCTGCATAA
- a CDS encoding DUF2334 domain-containing protein encodes MKSSMGKQTRISKWWKKLFFLICVTLFTLQPLISTAVAKGEDEPKVLVIYTTKDGEINEQHRYLDMLIGHFASDIRFISSDEVEQNDLISVTHLFYYGQFSTKLPPKFLTILDDYDGAFVAIGYNSDMLGDQFDFLMPKHEVLIDQISLTSSNGSLDISLSNVVHFDTDDESEILINGRMKDEGVDYPVMVKAERNYYYAFDSFDSTQAILFAEMLHVVFEVDHEEKYSGYIRLEDVHPLVDPKPLREIAEILKEKNIPYMVAVIPIYTNQSTGRRMTFADSPQLLKVLKQIQKDGGSIVLHGYTHQFRTSETGEGFEFCDAENNRPIYAPEDQKLTLKDEQDFSSKKEYKKYISELKAYEREYTETKINKGIDELVKYGLYPLAFEAPHYTMSQHGYQILSEYFSTYVGQVQLSDKDWRIIDTSPYITSPSFLHGMELLPETMGYVRPDDPESVHKMMENTDRMGLIRDGMFAAFYHPYLGVERFQELIAELEELPNVSWIDLRERDIWVKGENVSIQTENGEIITEVNYLKVIFSSLDAPLYYLGRFVGYISFGIVFVGSVAVCMFIVFTIRLKRRNKQTEGGV; translated from the coding sequence TTGAAAAGCAGCATGGGTAAACAAACACGAATTTCAAAATGGTGGAAAAAATTATTCTTCCTTATTTGCGTAACTCTCTTTACCCTACAACCATTAATTTCAACAGCAGTTGCAAAAGGTGAGGATGAGCCAAAGGTATTAGTTATTTATACAACCAAGGATGGGGAAATAAATGAGCAGCACCGTTATTTAGATATGTTAATCGGTCACTTTGCATCAGATATACGTTTCATAAGCAGCGATGAAGTAGAACAAAATGACTTAATATCGGTGACCCACCTATTTTACTATGGTCAATTTTCTACCAAGCTACCACCTAAGTTTCTAACGATATTGGATGATTATGATGGGGCCTTTGTTGCAATTGGTTACAACTCAGATATGCTCGGAGATCAATTTGATTTTTTGATGCCAAAACATGAGGTTCTCATCGATCAAATTTCTTTAACAAGCTCTAATGGCAGTTTGGATATTAGCTTATCGAATGTAGTCCATTTTGATACAGATGACGAATCAGAAATTTTAATTAACGGGCGCATGAAGGATGAAGGTGTCGATTATCCTGTGATGGTAAAAGCAGAAAGAAATTATTATTATGCATTCGATTCATTCGATTCGACACAAGCAATCCTGTTTGCTGAAATGCTTCATGTTGTTTTCGAAGTGGATCACGAGGAGAAATACTCTGGTTATATTCGGTTGGAAGATGTTCATCCCTTAGTCGATCCGAAACCGCTTAGAGAAATTGCAGAAATTTTGAAAGAAAAAAATATACCCTATATGGTTGCGGTGATACCGATTTATACTAATCAAAGTACAGGAAGGCGAATGACCTTTGCCGATTCTCCGCAACTTTTGAAAGTATTGAAACAGATACAGAAGGATGGAGGAAGCATCGTCCTTCACGGTTATACACATCAGTTCAGAACCTCAGAAACAGGGGAAGGTTTTGAATTTTGTGATGCAGAGAATAACAGGCCTATCTATGCACCGGAAGATCAGAAACTTACGTTGAAAGATGAACAAGACTTTTCATCCAAGAAGGAATATAAAAAATATATCAGCGAGTTAAAAGCATATGAAAGAGAATATACCGAAACAAAAATAAATAAAGGTATTGATGAGTTGGTTAAATATGGGTTGTATCCCTTAGCTTTTGAAGCACCTCACTATACGATGTCCCAACATGGTTATCAGATTTTATCGGAGTATTTTTCCACCTATGTAGGGCAAGTCCAGCTCAGTGACAAGGATTGGAGAATCATAGACACATCTCCATACATTACATCCCCGTCTTTTTTACATGGAATGGAATTGCTGCCCGAGACCATGGGATACGTTCGACCAGATGATCCGGAGTCTGTTCATAAGATGATGGAAAATACGGACAGAATGGGACTCATACGTGACGGGATGTTTGCTGCTTTCTATCATCCCTACTTGGGAGTCGAGAGATTTCAAGAACTAATAGCAGAACTTGAAGAATTGCCTAACGTTTCATGGATCGATCTAAGAGAGAGGGATATATGGGTTAAAGGAGAAAATGTCTCTATTCAGACGGAGAATGGTGAAATCATTACAGAAGTTAATTACTTAAAAGTCATCTTTTCTTCTCTAGATGCTCCTCTTTATTATTTAGGTCGATTTGTTGGTTATATATCTTTTGGGATTGTTTTTGTAGGATCCGTTGCAGTTTGTATGTTTATAGTGTTCACTATCCGCTTAAAGAGAAGAAATAAACAAACAGAAGGGGGAGTATGA